The Mauremys reevesii isolate NIE-2019 linkage group 1, ASM1616193v1, whole genome shotgun sequence genome has a segment encoding these proteins:
- the LOC120377012 gene encoding olfactory receptor 51G2-like: MSAVNDTKFNSAVFLLTGIPGQEDTYLWISVPFCLMYVISIVGNSVILFIIKTDPSLHEPMYIFLSMLAITDLGLSIATMPTILGIYLFNSREISLDACFAQLFFIHSLSLTESSMLLLMAFDRFVAICYPLRYASILTPPRIAKMGLVFVLRGVVLVFPVPFLLKRFRYCRANVLSHSYCLFQEVMKLACSDITVNSIYGFSVKLLTVGLDSLLIFLSYVMIIKTVLSVASPMERLRALNTCVSHLCALLLFFTPEIGLSVIHRFGNSSSHLLQILLGYLYMLVPPLMNPIVYSVKNKHLRARIIRVFIK; encoded by the coding sequence atgtcagctgtcaatgacaccaaattcaactctgcagtgttccttctcaccgggatacctgggcaggaagacaCATATCTCTGGATCTCTGTCCCCTTCTGCTTAATGTATGTTATTtcaatagtaggaaattcagtcattctgttcattataaaaacagatccgagcctccatgagcccatgtacattttcctttccatgttggccatcacagaccttggcttatcCATAGCCACCATGCCGACGATACTGGGCATATACTTGTTTAACTCTAGGGAGATCAGCCTGGATGCCTGTTTTGCCCAGCTCTTCTTCATCCACTCACTTTCATTAACTGAATCCTCCATGCTGTTGCTGATGGCCTTTGACCGTTTTGTTGCAATCTGTTACCCACTGAGATATGCTTCCATATTAACTCCACCAAGAATAGCTAAAATGGGACTGGTGTTTGTGCTAAGAGGGGTGGTCCTAGTATTCCCAGTCCCCTTTCTCCTGAAACGGTTCCGATACTGTcgagccaatgtcctctcccattcctactgcctgtTCCAGGAAGTCATGAAGCTGGCTTGTTCGGACATCACAGTCAACAGCATCTATGGCTTTTCAGTTAAACTCTTAACGGTTGGGTTGGATTCAttgctcatcttcctctcttatgtgatgatcaTCAAAACAGTGCTGAGTGTCGCGTCCCCCATGGAGCGCCTCAGAGCCCTGAATACCTgtgtctcccacctctgtgccctCCTGCTCTTCTTCACACCAGAAATTGGCTTGTCTGTGATACACAGATTTGGGAACAGCTCTTCTCACTTGCTTCAGATTCTCCTGGGCTATCTCTACATGCTGGTCCCACCCCTGATGAACCCAATCGTGTACAGCGTGAAAAACAAACACCTTCGTGCGAGAATAATCAGGGTGTTCATCAAATAA